Below is a genomic region from Prolixibacteraceae bacterium.
CGAGAGAGTCGTTGCTCTTGGAAGAGTACATTTGAACCAATAAGAGATTTTGCGGAAGGATAATCGATCTTTTCTTGCTTTGAGAATAAAATCGTCTGCTTGTTTCCTTCTACCTTATTTTTAGTTGCAGAGATGGTCACTGCATCGATTTCAATGTCTTGTTTACGAAGGATGATGTCCCCAATATTCGCCCCTTTTTTGATCGATATAATTCGTTTTTCGTAGCCCATGAATGCAAACTGCAGATAACTTAAGGCTTTACTATCCAACGAGAAGCATCCAGTGGTGTCGGTTACAACTGCAGCAAGCCAAGTGGAGTCCTTTCCGTAGCCTGATACTTGAACAGAAGGTAACTGCTTGCCATTTTCATCTATGATACGTCCATTTACGTGTACTTGTGCTTGAACAGGACAAAATAAGAACCATTGTATTAAGCATACAATGGATAAGAATTTCAATTTATAAATCATACTATTTAAATAACACATAAGGGAAAGACTCATAGATAATAACGTATAACATCCGATCCATGGTCCTTATCTAAATTAGACTTTAAAAATAAAAAAATATTATAATAGTATTTCTATTTAGTTTAAATATATTAAAATTGCACAACATTATATTAAATAACCAAGCGACACAGATGAAAACAAACAACTTTTTAATGACACTAGCAGTCTTCTGCCTAGTGCTAGTCTCTTCATGTTCAAAAAGTAAAGATGACATTGGGAACCTAGAACCACAACAGAACACCAAATGTCCAACGGCATCAGGTAGCTGTGTGATGGTTGAGAATGCTGTATCTAAAGCAATACTAAAAGAATTCAATGTATTCAGAGCAGATCCAGTCAATTATAAATTTCATAATCGTAAAGCAAGCAATGATGTGACGAAGTTGTTACAGGCAACCAAACCTTTACCTAAATTTGTACTTAGCGAAGAGCTTTGTAAAGGGGAGAAACAGTATATTTCGGTATTATGTTATGAATCTAAATGGGGCCATGAATATGATGGAACAACCCCTTTACAAAGAGCTGTAAAAGGAGGAATGGTTGATGCCAAGGCAGCTACAGAGCTTCTTTATAGAACGAATAAAGATGAATGTAACCCACGTTTAAAAGATATTAACACTTTAGCTAAACAAATCGTTACTTCATACTGTAATGACCTTTATGACACAGACAAACATAATCTTAAAGCGTTATTAGACCCATCATGGAAATACGCAGGGATGTCATACTATACAAAGAGTTGTTATAAAGGTAGATTTTATTATGGTATCTTGTTGGCAAAATAAAAACATAATGTAATGAAAAAGTTAGCTTTACTGTTACTGATTACTGTCACTTTGGTGACAGTATCATGTTCGAAAGACAAGGATTTATCGACACCTGAACCAAAGGAAAAAATCCAAACGCCACCCAGTTCTAATGATAAAGGGCAAACAACGCCAGCATCTTCTGTTGATTCGAAAGCACAAACAGAGATGTTGAAAGAGATAAATTTCCTACGTTCGAACCCCAAAGGTTATGCAGAGAAGCGCTTAAAGCCTTATTATAACAAAGGTGAAGACAATGGTGCGTATAAAGAGTTGATTGGTACAGCTCCTGTTAAAACACTAAAACTGAACAGCAAACTGGTCTCTTCAGCAGAGAATTATGCTGATGTTATGGCTAAGAAGAATAAGATAGGTCACACTTTTGGTGGCGGCTTAGGTGATCGTCTTCATAACTTTGGATATCAGTGGATGGGTTGTGGCGAGAATGTTGCATATGGAAGTTATCCATATTATAATATTGAACAAGATGCCAAAGAAGCAGCTATTAGATATGTAATTCTGTATGTTATAGATAGAGGAGTTGCAGGGGTAGGTCATCGTAAAAACCTACTTAAAAAATCGTGGACAGAAGTTGGCGTTGGTTTTGGTAAGAACAGAACAAGCTACTTCAATGCCCAACAATTTGCAACAGGAGATTTCTCTAAGTAATAGTTTCCTTTGACCTCATCTTTTGACTTACTGTTGTTAAGATATAATCACACAAAAAGAGGTGATATTTCAACAGAAAGCAGGTCTTAACATTAATTTAAAAGCAAAAAGCTTTGTTTGAGCATTTTTTTTACTAATATTGCATCAGATAATTACAAATAGAAAGAAGAATGAATTTTTTGAATCATCATTATGGCCATCATCATTTCTTACCAAAAGGTAGGCCGTAATTGTTGTGTTTAAAATTTATCTAAACATATTAACGAGCTTACCGTATTATAATGGTAAGCTCGTTTTTTTTTACTCAAAATCTTTATATCATGAAAACCTTACGTATTGCGATTCAAACCAAAGGACGATTAAATCAAGACTCTATAGATCTATTGGCAGATATTGGAATTCAATTGACTCAAGGAAAGAGAAAGCTTATCTCGAAAGCAACAAATTTCCCTGTAGAGGTTCTATTTCTTCGTGATGACGATATTCCAAAGACTGTTGCAGATGGAATTGCAGATATCGGTATTGTTGGAGAGAACGAAGTACTAGAAAAAAGAGAGTCTGTAAATATTGCCAAACGATTAGGGTTTAGTAAATGTAGATTATCTCTTGCAATACCTAAAACAGAGAGTTATACTGGACCACAATGGTTTAACAATAAGACGATCGCCACCTCTTACCCGAGAGTTCTAGAACAGTTTCTTGATGAAAATAATGTTACAGCATCGATACACGAAATTAGTGGGTCTGTTGAAGTAGCACCTAGTATCGGACTTGCAGATGCAATATTTGATATCGTAAGTTCAGGGTCAACCCTTATATCTAACAACCTGAAAGAGATAGAGATTGTAACAAAGTCTGAAGCACTTCTTATTACCAACAGAGAGTTGACCAATGAGAAGCTTTATATTCTACAAGACATTCTATTTAGATTAGATACTGTTGAGACAGCGAAAGGCAAGAAGTATATTATGCTGAATGCTCCAAATGAGCGATTAGAAGAGATCAAATCACTGCTTCCTGGGATGAAGTCCCCAACAATCATTCCATTGGCTAATGCTGGTTGGAGCTCTCTACATTCTGTCATTGATGAACCTCAATTTTGGAGTATCATCAAAGAGTTGAAAGACCTAGGAGCTGAAAGTATATTAATGCTTCCAATCGAGAAGATGATTTTATAATAATACCAAAACTATTAGATGAGACGACTTATTAACCCGAGACCCCAAGAGATCACAGAGTGTTTAACACGTCCAGAGTTGCAGTCCAATAACCTTAAGGATCTGGTAACAAAGATGCGTAAAGACATTCTCTTTCGAGGAGACATTGCTCTAATCGACTATACAGCTCGATATGATAGAGTAAATATCCGAAACCTAGTCATGGAAAAGGACGAAATAGAAGCTTTTGCAGCCACTGTTTCGCCCGAATTGAAGGAGGCTATCCAGTCTGCTGCAAAAAATATAAGCCGTTTTCATGAGAGTCAAAGAATCGAAGTAAAGAAAATTGAAACAGCACCAGGTGTAGTGTGTTGGCAAGAGCAAAAGGCCATTGAGAAAGTGGGGCTCTATATTCCAGGGGGAACTGCACCACTATTCTCTACCGTGTTGATGCTAGGATTACCTGCCCAGATTGCTGGATGTAAAGAGATTGTACTCTGTACTCCTCCAAACCAAGAAGGGAAAATTGCACCAGCCATTGCCTATGCAGCACAAGTAGCAGGAATCACTAAAATTGTTACAGTAGGAGGAGTACAAGCAATTATTGCCATGGCATACGGAACGGAATCCATTCCTTCTGTTGACAAGATATTTGGACCAGGCAATCAATATGTCACTGCAGCCAAACAGCTTGTTGGAATGGATAAGTGTGCCATCGATATGCCTGCAGGTCCTTCTGAAGTGATGGTCATGGCAGACAAGAGTGCATATCCCGCCTTTGTGGCGGCCGATCTTTTATCGCAGGCAGAACATGGTTCGGACAGTCAAGTAATTTTAGTTACGGACCACGAGCCGTTATTGGATGCCGTAGAGGAGGAGGTGAACAAACAACTTGAAGCCTTAGGAA
It encodes:
- the hisD gene encoding histidinol dehydrogenase, translated to MRRLINPRPQEITECLTRPELQSNNLKDLVTKMRKDILFRGDIALIDYTARYDRVNIRNLVMEKDEIEAFAATVSPELKEAIQSAAKNISRFHESQRIEVKKIETAPGVVCWQEQKAIEKVGLYIPGGTAPLFSTVLMLGLPAQIAGCKEIVLCTPPNQEGKIAPAIAYAAQVAGITKIVTVGGVQAIIAMAYGTESIPSVDKIFGPGNQYVTAAKQLVGMDKCAIDMPAGPSEVMVMADKSAYPAFVAADLLSQAEHGSDSQVILVTDHEPLLDAVEEEVNKQLEALGRKALANDALTNSVMIYVDGQDKMVDIANQYAAEHLIIATENPSDIATQIRHAGSVFMGHYTPESAGDYASGTNHTLPTNGWARSYSGVNLDAFTKKITYQEISAVGLQSIGNTIEVMAAAESLDAHKNAVTVRLKQLSSNEI
- a CDS encoding CAP domain-containing protein, with amino-acid sequence MKKLALLLLITVTLVTVSCSKDKDLSTPEPKEKIQTPPSSNDKGQTTPASSVDSKAQTEMLKEINFLRSNPKGYAEKRLKPYYNKGEDNGAYKELIGTAPVKTLKLNSKLVSSAENYADVMAKKNKIGHTFGGGLGDRLHNFGYQWMGCGENVAYGSYPYYNIEQDAKEAAIRYVILYVIDRGVAGVGHRKNLLKKSWTEVGVGFGKNRTSYFNAQQFATGDFSK
- the hisG gene encoding ATP phosphoribosyltransferase codes for the protein MKTLRIAIQTKGRLNQDSIDLLADIGIQLTQGKRKLISKATNFPVEVLFLRDDDIPKTVADGIADIGIVGENEVLEKRESVNIAKRLGFSKCRLSLAIPKTESYTGPQWFNNKTIATSYPRVLEQFLDENNVTASIHEISGSVEVAPSIGLADAIFDIVSSGSTLISNNLKEIEIVTKSEALLITNRELTNEKLYILQDILFRLDTVETAKGKKYIMLNAPNERLEEIKSLLPGMKSPTIIPLANAGWSSLHSVIDEPQFWSIIKELKDLGAESILMLPIEKMIL